CCTGAACCAAAATCAGAGGCTCCTTTGTGTAGTCTCAGAGACAAAGCAATTCAAGAATTTCTTGATGGTGCGGGGATTTAACTCTGCTGGGGTGAATGTAGACGCTCACACCAATCAGCTGGTAGGAGTAAGTAGTTCATCAAATCAAGATGTCGATAAACTGGATCAATGGGTAGAAAAAGGTACAGTAGTTGAAATTTTACCTTAAGCTCAACATCCAGACTGTCTTGGCAAAGTATACTATCCCTGGTTCAAAATCCAAAATTAGTATCAGAGTGTACTATGTCCATTCCCCCATTAACTCAAAAGCTGCTGGCTGCTAAAAAACTCAAAGGATTAACCTTTACAGATTTAGAACAAGTTTTAGGACGTGATGAAGTCTGGATTGCGGCGTTGTTTTATCGTCAAGCAACAGCTTCTCTAGAAGAAGCACAAAAACTAGCTGATGTGTTAGGGCTTGATTCTGAAGATATTGCGGAACTAATTAGCTATCCCACCAAAGGTTTAGGCCCTGTTGTCCCAACCGATCCCTTAATTTATCGGTTCTATGAAATTATGCAAGTTTATGGTTTCCCAATCAAAGAAGTTATTCAAGAAAAATTCGGTGATGGGATTATGAGTGCAATTGATTTTACCTTAGACATCGAAAAAGTCGAAGACCCCAAAGGCGATCGCGTGAAAGTCACCATGAATGGTAAATTCTTACCTTACAAGAAGTGGTGAAAAAGTGCTGAGTGCTGAGTGCTGAGTAAAGAGTAAGGAGTAAAGAGTAATGAGTGATGAGTGCTAAACTCTTCCTTGTCTCCCTTGTCCCCCATATCTCCATATCTCCCATATCTCCCTCATCCCCCAACCCAGAGAATAGGGAGAAAATCACAAATGACCAATGACAATTGACTAATGACCAAACGCATCATCGCTTTAACTGGAGGAATTGCTACAGGTAAAAGCACTGTTGCTAATTATTTAGCCAGTGCTTACAACTTGCCGATTTTTGATGCTGATATTTATGCTAGGGATGCAGTCTCTATTGGTTCACCTATTTTAAAGGCGATCGCACAACGTTACGGTGAACAAATCTTACTTCCTGATGGTAATCTCAACCGTCAAAAATTAGGCGAAATTATTTTTCAAAATCAACAAGAACGCCAATGGATAGAAGATTTGATTCACCCTTATGTGGCTAACTGTTTTCTGCAAGCAATTGCAACATCTACCGCCGAAACTTTGGTGTTTGTTATTCCACTGCTGTTTGAAGCAAAAATGACATATTTGGTTACAGAAATTTGGGTGGTCAGTTGTTCAGAAACACAACAGTTGCAAAGATTAATTCAGCGCAATCATCTTCATCCAGAACAAGCACAAGCAAGAATTCAAAGCCAACTACCTTTAGCCGAAAAAATATCCCGTGCAGATGTTGTTTTAAATAATTCTTCTACCCCAGAATCATTGCTGAATCAGGTGGATGTGGCTTTCCAAAAAAATACAAATTTATCATAAACCCAAGAGACTGAAAGTCTGAGGCGATAAGAACAAAGCCTGTTAACTGTCGGGGAAGCCACTACCTCACTTTACAACTCCGATTTCCGCTAAAATCAAGTTCGGAGGACTGTTAATCGGGAGACTAGGGTTGCCTACACTTGGAGTTAACATTGACCATATCGCTACCATCCGACAAGCGCGGCGGACGGTGGAACCAGACCCTGTGGCGGCGGCTGTGCTGGCAGAGTTAGGGGGTGCAGATGGAATTACAGTACATTTGCGGGAAGACAGGCGGCATATTCAAGACCGAGATGTGCGGTTACTACGGCAAACAGTGAGAACACATCTTAATTTGGAGATGGCTGCTACTGAAGAAATGCTGGCGATCGCGCTTGACATTAAACCAGATTATGTCACTCTAGTTCCAGAAAAGCGCGAAGAAGTCACCACCGAAGGCGGACTCGATATTGTTGGGCAAATTGCTAGAATAGGAGAGATTGTCGATAAATTGCAGAGTGCTGGCATTCCTGTCAGTTTGTTTATCGACGCTGAACCTGCACAAATTGAAGCATCTGTCAAGGTGCAGGCAAAATTTATTGAACTGCACACTGGCCAGTATGCTGAAGCCCATGATGAAACCAGCCGACAAAAGGAACTAGCAATTTTGGCTACAGGGTGTGAACAAGCAATTAAAGCCGGACTGCGGGTCAATGCTGGTCATGGACTCACGTACTGGAACGTTCATCCAGTCGCCGCCCTACCCGGAATGGAAGAACTCAACATCGGTCATACTATCATCAGTCGGGCAGCCCTAGTCGGGATAGAAAGAGCAGTCCGGGAGATGAAACAAGCCATACAAGGAAATCAGTGAACAGTTATCAGTTATCAGTTTGTTATTGATAACTGGTCACTGACCACTGATAACTGATACTAGAGGGGTTGTAACTGCGAAATCCAGAAAAAAGTATGAAGTGTGAAGTGTGAAATAAGTATTTTCAGCCTTTATCCTTCAACCTTCAGCTTTGTTGGTTAAATTTTCAATTTAGACTTTTATGACCTCAACACAATCTCAAGACTTACCGCTTTGGGTACAGGATAGGGATAAAGTTATCGCCGCCAGCACTGATGCAGAGTGGCGTTATCAAACACCTCCTGATTATTCTCGTTCAAAAGAAAATCTTGCCAAAGAAAGTGTATGTAATCATGTTGAAGGATCGTTAGAGGCGATCGTGCAGAACTTGGTAAGAACCTTCGAGATGGAGGTATCATTCAAATCTAACCCGCAGCAGTGGTTATCGGTTGTGAGTGACAAGTTTCGCGTTAGTACCAATGGCGGCCCTGAATATACCGCCGCAGAATTAGGCAACCAAGGTACTTACAATTTATTCATGGCTGATTCTGAACATTACAAAGCTTCCGAAGAAAGCTTTGAATCATCAGCTAAAATCTTCCACACAACATTTCCCCAAGGTTTCCCTTGGGAAGTGCTGGAAGTGTACTCAGGGCCACCAAATGTAGCATTCAAGTGGCGACACTGGGGACATTTTAGAGGCGAATACAAAGGTTATGCGCCCACTGGAGAGACAGTTGAAATTGTCGGGACGAGTATAGCTCGTGTCACCGATGATTTAAAAATTATTTCCGTAGAACACTATTTTGACAACACCCTGTTTTTAGAAAAACTGACAGCTGGTGGTAAACAAACAAATAGTGAAACTAAAGGAAGTCGTTGTCCCTTCAGTTCTTGGTTCCAAAGATTTCGGAAGAGTTAGTTAAATAGGGTACAGAGTTAATTCTGTACCCTGTTTAAACCGTTAGTAACCCAAGGATGAAAATGCAAACATATTATTACGTTTTAGCCAGCCAACGCTTTCTAGTCCAAGAAGAACCTTTAGAAGAAGTGCTGAAAGAACGCACCCGCCATTATCACGAAAATGAAAAGCAAATTGATTTTTGGTTAGTACAGCAACCAGCCTTTTTAGAAGCGCCAGAAATGGCAGCAGTTAAAGCACAGTGTCCTAAACCCGCAGCTGCGATTATTTCGACAAATCCCCAGTTTATCACCTGGCTGAAACTGCGCTTGGAGTATGTAATTACTGGTGATTTTAATGCACCATCTGTAACAATTCCCGATCCTTTGGCTTCTCTTGCGAGTGTTTCTTAAGCAAGAGTCAATAGTCATTGGTCATTAGTCATTAGTTTTGATATGGCAGTAGCCAAGTTGCTTAGGAAATCAGTAAATATCAAAGACAGCAAAATACTTTTAACTCTGTCACCTGTAGCCTGTAACCTGTCTCCTGCTATACAGTATGTTAGATTGTCTGACTGTAAGACAACATTAATTTACAAATGACCAAGGACAAATGACCATTGACTATTGACGAACTACTAAAATAGAATTTTTTTAAAAAATCCAGCTTATGCGTCCCAACTTTGTGCAGAGAGTTCAGGTTATATCTGGTGGATTGGTAATTGCGATCGCAGGTTTAATCAATACTACAATTTCTGTTAACGCGCAACAAAAACTGCCTGTCTGCCAACCGCCAAATCCTGGAGAATATTTATTACTAGTAATAACGCCCACACCTGAGTATCAAAAGCAATTGCGGAGTGCTTTACCCAACGAAATTGCCACTACTAACTGTCAATACCTCACCGATACAGTCACGCGAATAGGTGGTTTTAACAAAATTGACGATGCAAATCGTTGGGCTAGGTACATCAATAATATTGTTGGTTTATCTGCCATCATCACAACCAAGCCTGCTGAAGTTGCTCAACAAGCCGCCGCAACAACACCAACAGTTAGCTATAACCCCCAACCATTAGGGCAAGGCTACGCCGTACTGGTAGATTACTACAACCGTCCAGAACTAGCGAATAGCGTCCAGCAAGTTGTCGGTGGTAATGTTGGTTTTGCCTCTTACGGACAACGCCCTTATTTGTTAGCTACTCACACTACCAACCAACAACAAGCATACAACACCCTACAAAAACTCAACGAACGCGGCTTTTTTGCCATCCTCGTTGATAGTCGCAAAGTTGTGTTACTGCGTTCCGCCGTCAAAGTGCAGTAGTGTTAGGAGAGAAGGGGGACAAGCTGAGTATTGACTTTTGATCCTTGACTAATAAGCCGTCCTGGCTAACCAGTAAATTGTGACTCCCAAAGCTGAACCAGCGATGACTTGTACTGGTGTGTGTCCCAGTAACTCTTTGAGTCGGTCTTGGCTAAACTCGTGCTTTTCATCAAATAATTCCGCAATCATTTGATTGAGTATTCGTGCTTGTTTACCCGCAGCTTGGCGGACTCCAGCCGCATCGTACATCACGATGATGGCAAACACGGTAGCTAAGGCAAACTCCGGGGATGACCAACCGACAGTTTGTCCAATACCTGCGGCTAAGGCTGTTACTAAAGCTGAATGGGCGCTAGGCATACCGCCAGTCGTGACTAAAACACGGACATTCAGTTTTTGATTTTTGACGACATCGATAACCAGTTTCAAAGCTTGAGCAATGAAACAGGCTACCAGGGCTACCAGCAGCACCCGGTTGTTTAATATATCGGCTATGTCCTGCATGGTGTTTTAGTTCAGTTAGTTAAAATTAGCGTAATTATTTTGTAAGTAAAAATTTAGACGCAACCCAAAATTCTAAATCTCAAAAGGAACCATAGCAAAGTGCTGAGTGCTGAGTATAAACTCAGTATTCTCAGTATGTTCAGACAGCAACATAGTTTTAATCTATGCTTTGACTGCTCTAATTCCAAATATTGTGTGAGGTTTTTGGAGTAGCCTATTAGTTAAGACTATGAATCTAACTTTCTTTTGTGAAATATTCACTCAGAAGCGGTTTAACTTCCAGTAATGCTGATTCACCACAAGATAGCGGCTCCAAAATTTAAAATCCAATTGGTTTGTCCTAGTTATTGCGATTCACAATAAAGTGGGCTATGGCTTTGAGTGGTTGTGCCAGACTACCATAAGGTTCTAATTCTGCACAAGCTGACTCAATTAGCTGTTGAGCTTTAGCGCGTGATTCCTCAATTCCCCACAGGCTAGGATAGGTAACTTTCTTGGCTACGAGGTCTTTACCCGCCGTTTTGCCCAATTGTTCTTGAGTGGCTGTGACATCCAAAATATCATCAATAATTTGGAATGCTAGACCGATGTTTTGTGAGTAGCGAGTTAATCTTTGTATGTCGTCTGCGGCGGCTCCAGCTAAGATACCACCACAAACAACGCAAGCTTCCAAAAGGGCCGCAGTTTTATGGTTGTGAATAAAGTTGAGGGTTTCGAGGGAAATATCAGATTTACCTTCTGATTCCAAATCTACCACTTGCCCACCCACTAAGCCTGCTGCGCCCAAGGCTCTGCCTAAGCGAGCAATTACCTGCAAAACTTTATCTCTAGGAACATTCTCTGGTGTTTTAGTGGCAACTAGTTCAAAAGCAAAGGCGAGTAAGCCATCGCCTGCCAAAATTGCAATATCTTCGCCATAGACTTTGTGATTGGTCAACATTCCACGACGATAATCATCATTGTCCATTGCTGGCAGGTCATCGTGAATTAATGACATTGTGTGAATCATTTCGACGGCACAAGCTGTAGGCATAGCCATTTCGATAGTACCGCCCATCATTTCACAGGTAGCAAGACAGAGAATGGGACGTACCCGCTTACCTCCAGCTAGGAGAGAGTAGCGCATTGATTCATAAATTGTTTCTGGATATATGACGGGCATTGATTTATCCAGAGCAGTATCACAAAGCTTTTGGCGCTCTTTGAGATAGGCGACAAGGTTAAAGGTTGCTGTTTCTGGCATCTTCTGAAGGTTATCAGCTGCTACCATTCTTATAATTCCTTCAATTTTTGGCTTTTGGCTGTTTGTCTTATACGTCACAATTTTACGGGGCTTTGGTGCTGAAAAGTTATGCAGGATGAATCGGGAGTTAAAAATTCATAACTGATATCTTTTGACTAGCTTGTAGTCCGCAAATAGCTGGTAAATGTATTTTGCAATAATATGGCAACGGTCATAGGGCCGACACCGCCAGGAACTGGGGTGAAATATTCTGCCACACCTGCAATTGATTCCAAATCGACATCGCCGACTAAGCGACTATTGCCATTGGCATCAGTGACGCGGTTCATCCCCACATCTACCACGATCGCACCCTGTTTTACCATGTCGGCGGTAATGAGTCCTGGACGACCAACGGCGGCGATGATAATATCGGCATTCTTGGTGATGCTGGCAAGATTTTGCGATCGCGAGTGGGCAATGGTAACAGTAGCATCTGCTTCTAGTAGCATCAAAGCCATTGGCTTTCCTACTAAAATACTGCGCCCTATCACCACTGCATTTTTTCCCCGCAAAGGAATATTATATTCTGCCAGCAAGTGCATGACTCCCGCAGGAGTGCAACTACGTAAACCACTTTCACCGCGTACTAGTCGCCCTAAATTGACTGGGTGCAGTCCATCCGCATCTTTATCGGGATGTATTTGATGTAACAAAGAGACTGCATCCAAATGGTCAGGTAAGGGGAGTTGCACCAAAATTCCATCAACTCGATTATCTTCATTGAGTTCGGCAATAACCGCCTCTAATTCTTTTTGGCTAGTTTCTTGAGGAAAATGCTTACCAAAAGAAGCAATACCCACCTTAGCGCAGGCTTTTTCTTTATTGCGGACATAAGCTGCTGATGCGGGGTTATCACCAACCATCAACACGGCTAAACCAGGAGGACGGCCTACTTTGGCTTGTAATTGGTGAATTTGGGTTTTAAGTTGCTGGTGAATTTTTGCTGCTAAGGCTTTACCATCAAGAAGTTTGGCAGTTGTTGTTTCCATGAGAATCCTCAGAAGATTCGCCTCTAAAATCCAAAATGTAAATTGTCTGTAGCGAAGTCAACGGTTTGAAAGGTTTTTGGCTGTTAATTGTTGTTGCGCCTCTCCTACCACAAGACCATACTTGTTCATCTTCTCAGATCCCTTGTCGAATCTGACGGATAAAACTATGAAATCTTAGTGGGAGGGAGTGGGGAGTTGGGAGTTGAGAATGGGTTGTAGAGAAGGGTGTCAGGGTGTAGGGGGTTGAAGAGGAGAAATTACAATCATTTCTCCCTTGTCGCCCTTGTCTACCTTGTCTCTCACCAAACCCATCAACCGGGGAACAGAGAACGGCTAAAACTCAACAGGTAATAGTACAACAGAAGGAAAGTTTTCTACTCCCAACTACCCATTCCCTATGAGACTGATGCACAAATCGCCAAATTATTACCGTATACTTTGCTATTTTGTCCTAGTGGCGGGACTTTCTGGCTGTGCGGCTTGGAGGCTTCCAGAAATCAAAGGTAGCAATTTCATTTTTGGTAGCAATGTGACTCAAATTGCC
Above is a genomic segment from Aulosira sp. FACHB-615 containing:
- the cynS gene encoding cyanase, with product MSIPPLTQKLLAAKKLKGLTFTDLEQVLGRDEVWIAALFYRQATASLEEAQKLADVLGLDSEDIAELISYPTKGLGPVVPTDPLIYRFYEIMQVYGFPIKEVIQEKFGDGIMSAIDFTLDIEKVEDPKGDRVKVTMNGKFLPYKKW
- the coaE gene encoding dephospho-CoA kinase (Dephospho-CoA kinase (CoaE) performs the final step in coenzyme A biosynthesis.); this encodes MTKRIIALTGGIATGKSTVANYLASAYNLPIFDADIYARDAVSIGSPILKAIAQRYGEQILLPDGNLNRQKLGEIIFQNQQERQWIEDLIHPYVANCFLQAIATSTAETLVFVIPLLFEAKMTYLVTEIWVVSCSETQQLQRLIQRNHLHPEQAQARIQSQLPLAEKISRADVVLNNSSTPESLLNQVDVAFQKNTNLS
- a CDS encoding pyridoxine 5'-phosphate synthase, with the protein product MPTLGVNIDHIATIRQARRTVEPDPVAAAVLAELGGADGITVHLREDRRHIQDRDVRLLRQTVRTHLNLEMAATEEMLAIALDIKPDYVTLVPEKREEVTTEGGLDIVGQIARIGEIVDKLQSAGIPVSLFIDAEPAQIEASVKVQAKFIELHTGQYAEAHDETSRQKELAILATGCEQAIKAGLRVNAGHGLTYWNVHPVAALPGMEELNIGHTIISRAALVGIERAVREMKQAIQGNQ
- a CDS encoding ester cyclase is translated as MTSTQSQDLPLWVQDRDKVIAASTDAEWRYQTPPDYSRSKENLAKESVCNHVEGSLEAIVQNLVRTFEMEVSFKSNPQQWLSVVSDKFRVSTNGGPEYTAAELGNQGTYNLFMADSEHYKASEESFESSAKIFHTTFPQGFPWEVLEVYSGPPNVAFKWRHWGHFRGEYKGYAPTGETVEIVGTSIARVTDDLKIISVEHYFDNTLFLEKLTAGGKQTNSETKGSRCPFSSWFQRFRKS
- a CDS encoding MgPME-cyclase complex family protein, which gives rise to MQTYYYVLASQRFLVQEEPLEEVLKERTRHYHENEKQIDFWLVQQPAFLEAPEMAAVKAQCPKPAAAIISTNPQFITWLKLRLEYVITGDFNAPSVTIPDPLASLASVS
- a CDS encoding divergent PAP2 family protein, which translates into the protein MQDIADILNNRVLLVALVACFIAQALKLVIDVVKNQKLNVRVLVTTGGMPSAHSALVTALAAGIGQTVGWSSPEFALATVFAIIVMYDAAGVRQAAGKQARILNQMIAELFDEKHEFSQDRLKELLGHTPVQVIAGSALGVTIYWLARTAY
- the crtE gene encoding geranylgeranyl diphosphate synthase CrtE, whose product is MVAADNLQKMPETATFNLVAYLKERQKLCDTALDKSMPVIYPETIYESMRYSLLAGGKRVRPILCLATCEMMGGTIEMAMPTACAVEMIHTMSLIHDDLPAMDNDDYRRGMLTNHKVYGEDIAILAGDGLLAFAFELVATKTPENVPRDKVLQVIARLGRALGAAGLVGGQVVDLESEGKSDISLETLNFIHNHKTAALLEACVVCGGILAGAAADDIQRLTRYSQNIGLAFQIIDDILDVTATQEQLGKTAGKDLVAKKVTYPSLWGIEESRAKAQQLIESACAELEPYGSLAQPLKAIAHFIVNRNN
- the folD gene encoding bifunctional methylenetetrahydrofolate dehydrogenase/methenyltetrahydrofolate cyclohydrolase FolD, which encodes METTTAKLLDGKALAAKIHQQLKTQIHQLQAKVGRPPGLAVLMVGDNPASAAYVRNKEKACAKVGIASFGKHFPQETSQKELEAVIAELNEDNRVDGILVQLPLPDHLDAVSLLHQIHPDKDADGLHPVNLGRLVRGESGLRSCTPAGVMHLLAEYNIPLRGKNAVVIGRSILVGKPMALMLLEADATVTIAHSRSQNLASITKNADIIIAAVGRPGLITADMVKQGAIVVDVGMNRVTDANGNSRLVGDVDLESIAGVAEYFTPVPGGVGPMTVAILLQNTFTSYLRTTS